The Brassica napus cultivar Da-Ae chromosome C1, Da-Ae, whole genome shotgun sequence DNA segment TGCGcgggatcaacattatatataaaaattattttatgtattaaatatttttacacattatgaaataataaatacatatattaaataattaaaagttagtaactattaaatatataattaaattggtgcgagcatataaatcaattttattaatccataaaatattttttttatttgataggatatgttattaaatttaaatgatactaacatagataatatattttagtatatttttaatattaatgtctattaaatgatgatttctactcatatagtttttttgatcatttgtatcttttatagaaaaaaatttaaattactgataacaaaattttcattgtgggaataatagttttagtaatttataatttaaaaaaaagataagttgtcaatgtcgttcaaaacttttatcaaaaaaattgttcaaagtaaattttgaaactaaaatattgtattttatatggtttatagtttaatttaaaacaatatatatattaatcttaataattaattaaattagactttttacttatataatttttgtaataatttgtattttgtcataacaaaaattttaaatcatggatcataaaatttgaatgtgagacttttaacagttttagtaatttatagccgtttgtaaaaatttaaaatataacatatacataaaaatctaaattttaattatatggttattgtggttgtttaatttatttaatagtttaaaattaaacaaatatgatagaagatacactattttttatcaaatctttattattcaaaatcattagttgtcatatatactttagccacattagacaattccgtaaattttatttaaggaaataataaagtacattaatgatgaatttattgttagtttaataaaaaacttattatataattagatggaccaacatatttctctaatgattctaaaaattattctagtgatgacatgtggctacaaaaagaagttgtaatgcttatcaatatataggggatatgcTTCGCTTGAATTGGTCAACATGACACGAGTTTATTTTAGCACATTAATACATGTAGATTGTTAACTCATTATTGCCTTGCCGTGTAGATTGATAGTTTGGTAACACATTTAGTTTTGTGGAgcatgattattattatttctttcttttagctAAACTGGAATAACTTgagaatatattatttgtatgGAAACTTGAATCAATATTTTTTACTTGTGAGAAACGTTAATGCAATGATTATAGAATATTGATATTGCCTTCTACATTTTGTACGCATATATAgcttatttactttttaaaaaggaTGATTTCATTTtgacttattttatttataaaatttgattattattttattatttcagtgAGCTATGTCGAACTTTACTAGTCTTGAATTCGAAGTTCTTGATATCACTGGAAACAAATATTTGGCTTGGGCATTAGATGCCGAGTTTTCCCTTAGTGCAAAGGGACTTGAAGGTACAATCCGAGAAGGAAATCAAGCCCAAAATCAAGATAAAGCGAAGGCTATGATATTCCTTCGTCATCACCTCCATGGAGATCTCAAAAATGAGTATTTGACGGTGAAAGATCCACAAGTCCTTTGGAACGACTTAAAGGAAAGgtatgatcaccagaaaactgTGATTTTACCTAAAGCTCGTTATGAATGGGCACATCTGAGATTACAAGACTTTAAGTCTGTAAGTGATTACAACTCAGCCTTGTTCAAAATTACTTCCAAGTTGGAGTTATGTGGGGAGAAAATCACGGAAGCTGAAAGTTAGAGAAGACATTCTCTACTTTTCATGCAAATAATGTTGTCCTGCAGACATAATATCGTGAAAAGTGATTCCAGAAGTATTCCCAACTTATATCTTGTCTCTTTGTggctgagcaaaacaatgagttTTTGATGAAAAATCATGGACTACGTCCAACTGGTTCTGCTCCATTCCTTGAAGCGAATGTGACTGAACAGAACAACACTGGCCACGGAAATGGCTACACTCGTGGTCGCGATCGTGGTCGTGGTCGTGGACATGGTCGTGTACATGGTCGTAGAGATACACGTGGACGTGGATATGGTCAAATTCGAGTCCGAGGAGTTTGTTTTAAGAACTCTAACTCTCACCAGAAGTGAGAAAAGAAAGATGGTgacaaacaagaaaatgaatgctACCGATGTGGAAGTAAAGACCATTGGGCTCGTACGTGCCGTACACCAACACATCTTGTTGCCTTGTATCAACAGTCAGTAAAACAAAAGGGAAAAAATGTGGAAACAAACATGGTGTACGAAGGTGGAGAGGATGACTTTGATTTTGGTGATGCCACTCACCTTGACCTTTCCGTATTCTTATATTGACTTTTAAGAGatgttttgttttagtttatttattgaCTTTTAATAATTTGACTTTTAGttattggttttggtttttatttactatgatgttgtttcttttgcattaatgaatttaatctattttattattttatatgagattataatttattttatttatttatttgaagagAAATGGATGGTGGAGATTTATGCTTAGCAGACAGTGTTACTAGTCACACAATtctgaaaaataagaaatatttctctcatttaataaatagagaagCAAGTGTGAGCACTATAACAGTAGTGTAAAGATAATTGAAGGCTCCGGAAGAGTAAACATAATACTTCCTATGGGAGCACAACTTGAAATTGTTGATGCATTGTATTCCCCTAAGTCTCAAAGAAACTTactgagttttaaagatattcgCAGAAATGGATATCATATTGAGACTATGAATGAAGGAAATATTGAATTTCTTCACATTATAAGTATTATTCATGGCTCTAAGAAAGTAGTAGAAAGACTACCAACATTTTCCACTGGATTGTATTACATTAAGATTAGTGCAATTGAGGCAAATGCCACAGTAAACCAGAAGTTTACcgaaaatattattgtttggcATGATCGGTTAGGTCATCCCGGTTCAACAATGATGCGAAAGATAATCACAAATTCATATGGGCCTCCACTgaagaaccagaagattcttccTAATGATTATTCATGTGCTGCTTGTTCTCAAGGTAAATTGATTATAAGGCCTTCACCAGCCAAGATAATTCATGAATCAATAAACTTCTTGGAACGTATTCAAGGAGACATTTGTGGGCTGATTCACCCACCATGTGGAACCTTTAGATATTTTATGGTTCTAATTCACGCATCAacaagatggtcacatgtttctTTGGTACCAACTCGCAAAACCTGGCGTTCGCGAGACTGCTTGCTCAATTGATCAAATTACGAgcacattttccagattttccccTTAAGGCAATTCgcctagacaatgctggtgaattCATGTCCCaggcttttaatgattattgcaTGTCTATTGGGATAAGTGTTTCCTGTAGCACATGTTCACACACAAAATGGTTTAGCTGAATCGTTAATTAAACGTCTTCAGTTGATTgctagaccattgcttatgaAATCAAAACTCCCAGTCTCTGCATGGGGGCATGCTATATTACATGCAGCAGCGTTGATTCGCATAAGGCCAACGAGTAATCATCAATTCTCCCCATCACAATTGATTAGGGGTCAGGAGCCAAATATTTCCCATCTTAAGATATTTGGATGTGCATTATATGTTCAGGACGCTCCACCACAGCGATCTAAAATGGGACCTCAACGAAGGTtaggaatatatgttggatatgattctccatcaataattaaatattcagAGCTATCCACAGGGGATTTATTTAAGGCCCGATTCGCAGACTGTCATTTTAATGAGTTTGTTTTTCCAACATTAGGGGAAGAAAAGAAACAGTTGGGAAAAGATATTACTGGAATGAATTATCATTATCTTATCTTGACCCTCGAACTGAAGAATGTGacttagaagtccaaaagataattcatttacAAAGCTTAGCAAACCAGTTGTCAGATGCATTTACTGACCCAAAAAGAGTGACCATGTCACATATCCCAGCTCTAAATGCTCTAGTTAGAATGAATATCCAAGAAGGACAAAATCAACCTGCTAATGAGTCTAAGGCatgcctgaagcgtggtagacctatcggttctaaagataaaaatccTCGAAAAAGAAAAGGAGCAGAAATTGGTAATAATGAAACCGAGGTAATAACTACAAATGAAAAATCTCCAGAAGAGAACATGACACAAGAagaaattcaggtacctgatAATGAAGAGATCTCAACTAACTATGTCATGTCTGGAATGAAATGGAACCGAAAGCAAatcgacgtcgatgatattttTGCATATAATGTAGCAGTTGATCTTATggatgaggatcatgaaccaaAATCTATTGAAGAGTGTACACGAAGAAGTGATTGGCCAAAATGGAAAGAATCAATAGATGTTGAATTAAAATCTATTGCAGAAATAGCAGTGTTTGGACCTGTAGTCCGTACACCTAAAGGTGTAAAATCAGTGGGATATAGATGGGTTTTTGTGCGAAAAAGGAATGAAAATGGTGAGAttgtgagatacaaagcacgttTAGTTGCTCAAGAATTTTCACAAATACCAGGAATTGACTATGAAGAAACATACTctcctgtggtggatgctactacattCAGGTTCCTTATCAGTCTGGCTATAAAAGAATGACTTGATTTACGCTTAATGGATGTTGTCACAGCTTACTTATATGACCCACTAGATACTGACATTTACATGAAAGTCTCAGAAGGATTTAAACTGCCAGAAGCAGCAAATTCTAATTCTCGAATAAGTTATAGCATAAAGTTAAATCGATctctttatggattgaaacaatcaggaCGTATCTGGTATAATCTCCTAAGTGAGTACTTGCTAAAAAAAGGCTATAAAAACGATCatatcagtccatgtatctttataaagagatTTGAGAAACGATATGTTATAAttgcagtgtatgttgatgatttaaacATTACTGGAACTCCTGAAAAATTTCAATTACAATGGATTACTTGAAGAaaaagtttgagatgaaagatcttggaaaaacaaGGTTTTGTTTGGACTACAAATTGAGCACCTTAAGAATGGAATCTTAGTGCATCAAGAAACTTACACAGAAAAGGTGGCTAAACGATTTTCTATGGATCAAGCACATCCTTTGAGTAGTCCAATGGTGGTAAGATCACTCGATGTGAATAAAGATCCCTTCCGCCCTAGAGAGAAGAATGAAGAAGTTCTTGGTCCTGAAGTACCATACTTAAGTGCTATAGGGGCATTAATGTACCTTGCTAGTcatacaagacctgatatatcatttgcagTGAATCTATTGGCAAGGTTTAGTTCATGCCCAACTCGTAGGCATTAGAATGGGATTAAACATATACTTCGATACCTCCAAGGTACGAAAGACATGGGAATATTCTTTCCTAATTCATCCACAGAAGGTttgattggttttgcagatgatGGATACATGTCTGATCCCCACAATGCTAGATCACAAACAAGATATGTGTTTACTTGTGGTGGAACTGCTATCTCTTGGCGTTCGATGAAGCAAACAATTGCAGCTACTTCTTCTAACCACGCAGAGATTTTAGCCATTCATGAAGCTAGTCGCGAGTGTGTATGATTAAGATCCGTCATTCAACATATACGGGAAGATTGTGGTCTATCTACATGGAAAGAATCCCCAACAGTCATGTATGAGGATAATGCTGCATGTATCGCTCAACTCAAAAATGGATACATCAAAGGAGACAGGACAAAGCACATTCTACCGAAATTATTTTTCACCCATGATCTACAAAATAATGGAGATGTTTGTGTCGTTCAAGTTCGTTCAAGTGACAATTTAGCTGACTTATTCACCAAAGCGCTACTCACTTCTACTTTCAAGAAGTTGGTTCATCTTATCGGATTACGTCGTCTTAAGGATCTTGACGTTTGTATACATGAGGGAAAGTAATTGCGCGCcgcactctttttcccttaacCATGGTTTTTCCCACCGGATTTTCCAGGTAAGATTTTTAACGAGGCATCATCATACGCGCATAATAGACATCAAAGAGAAGTGTTATATTTATTGTGATGTCAATTATAAAAAATCTTGTTCACCAAAATTTACTTGTACTTGGTTTCCTAGCTAAACTCTCGTATTGTATCCCTATATAAAAAGTTCATTATTCATAGAATAAGATAGACTGattcctctcttctcttgtctTTCTCTTCTCTATTTACAACATattcaaagaaagaaaacatGTAACACGTAGATGCATATATAAATTAAGTAAGTGAAATGAAAATTACGTAGATGCTTTTTGGAATATCAGGTTAACTAATGATAGACTAGAGAGACAGGAGATGGCCCATCAAATTGCTAGGGTGCTTTAGTTCTTTATTTTTCAACCGATAGACCTATCAGATTATTTTCTCTTCATTTGATATGTACAATTAGCATTTAAGAATTGGTAACTATTTCaactttatttaaatatttattatcatgTTTCCATTCAGCTTAGCAATCATTCTCATATATCGAATATTGCCGCACTATTTATGTGtatcaaaagaaaacaataatactGGAAAGAACAGTTAACACAATCATTCAAAAACTGTTTTCTGTGTTACGCTGAACTTTCTATAACGTATGGTCCACTTTGAAATATCAATGTATTCAAGTAATACTCGTAGCGAGAGCTGCAAAACGATACTACTATTTGTCCTTCGTTTTGATTCTTCCGAATTCATTGAAAACTATATCTTATTGGGTCAtgtgtttttgaatttttctcctaaccataaaaaaaaaaaaaaccgagcaATCAGTCTTCTGCATAGAAAACGGCCCCACGGCAAAATTTGGCAATCAAATCATCaaggaaaagaaaatatgaaatgtACAACAATATCGATTAATCGTAGTATCATCaaggaaaagaaaatatgaaatgtACAACAAATTTTTGTCTCGACATTTTTAATGCAAAAGCATTAGAGgcatttttctcaaaaaaagcATTAGAGGCGTATTGTAAAATATCAGGGTTACG contains these protein-coding regions:
- the LOC125580040 gene encoding uncharacterized protein LOC125580040 → MSNFTSLEFEVLDITGNKYLAWALDAEFSLSAKGLEGTIREGNQAQNQDKAKAMIFLRHHLHGDLKNEYLTVKDPQVLWNDLKERYDHQKTVILPKARYEWAHLRLQDFKSVSDYNSALFKITSKLELCGEKITEAES
- the LOC125580041 gene encoding secreted RxLR effector protein 161-like; its protein translation is MVVRSLDVNKDPFRPREKNEEVLGPEVPYLSAIGALMYLASHTRPDISFAVNLLARFSSCPTHDGYMSDPHNARSQTRYVFTCGGTAISWRSMKQTIAATSSNHAEILAIHEASRECV